From the Bdellovibrio reynosensis genome, one window contains:
- the murC gene encoding UDP-N-acetylmuramate--L-alanine ligase, with protein MKLQHAKFHFVGVGGIGMCGLAELLHNIGAKVTGSDIADNANTERLKEMGIKVFKGHAASNVGDADVVVYSSAIQYGNPEISEARAHQIPLIPRAEALAEIMRLKRGIAVAGTHGKTTTTSMTSAIFLEANLSPTIVVGGRFELIKSTAMLGNGDWLVAEADESDGSFHKLSPEIAIITNIDSDHLDHFKTFENLQKNFYDFALKVPFYGKVIACGDDPIIRSIFDNFQKHILFYGFGEKNDLILSGENGQYKLHRNDLLLGTKHLVGEFKLNVPGRHNALNAVAAICAGMAAGIPFATCAKGLQRFEGVDRRFHFKGEKRGIKVYDDYGHHPTEVRAVLQAFREKYPDQRLVVFFQPHRYTRTQHCWHDFTTAFMEADEVLLTDIYPAGEAPIPGVNSEKLAQEMKHEHAQYFLRDDKATQKVLGILKEGDVFVTLGAGDGWKLGLDVLNHL; from the coding sequence ATGAAGCTTCAGCACGCCAAATTTCATTTTGTAGGTGTCGGCGGAATCGGTATGTGCGGACTTGCAGAGTTATTGCATAATATCGGAGCTAAAGTTACCGGCAGTGACATTGCCGATAATGCCAATACGGAACGTCTTAAAGAAATGGGCATCAAGGTTTTTAAAGGGCACGCTGCTTCCAATGTAGGGGACGCTGACGTTGTCGTTTATTCCAGCGCCATTCAATACGGGAATCCAGAAATTTCAGAGGCTCGCGCTCACCAAATTCCATTGATTCCTCGCGCGGAAGCTTTAGCTGAAATCATGCGTTTAAAACGCGGTATCGCTGTAGCGGGAACCCACGGTAAAACGACGACGACTTCAATGACGTCAGCGATCTTCTTAGAAGCGAACCTTAGCCCTACAATCGTGGTGGGTGGTCGCTTTGAATTGATCAAATCAACAGCGATGCTGGGTAATGGTGATTGGTTGGTGGCTGAAGCAGATGAATCAGATGGAAGCTTCCATAAGCTTTCTCCTGAAATCGCGATCATCACGAATATCGATTCTGATCACTTGGATCACTTTAAAACTTTTGAAAACTTGCAAAAGAACTTCTATGACTTTGCTTTGAAAGTCCCGTTCTATGGCAAAGTAATAGCATGTGGTGATGATCCCATTATCCGCTCTATCTTTGATAATTTCCAAAAGCACATCTTGTTCTATGGCTTTGGTGAAAAAAACGATCTGATTTTAAGTGGCGAAAACGGCCAATATAAATTGCATCGCAATGACCTGCTATTAGGAACAAAGCACCTGGTGGGTGAATTTAAATTAAATGTTCCAGGTCGTCATAATGCTTTAAATGCAGTGGCTGCGATCTGCGCGGGTATGGCAGCGGGTATTCCGTTTGCGACTTGTGCTAAGGGCTTACAAAGATTTGAAGGTGTTGACCGTCGCTTCCACTTTAAAGGTGAAAAACGCGGCATTAAAGTTTACGACGATTACGGACATCATCCGACGGAAGTGCGTGCCGTCTTGCAAGCCTTCCGTGAAAAATATCCGGATCAACGTTTGGTTGTATTCTTCCAGCCACATCGTTACACAAGAACGCAACATTGCTGGCATGACTTTACGACGGCATTTATGGAAGCGGACGAAGTTTTACTAACTGATATTTATCCAGCGGGTGAAGCGCCAATTCCAGGTGTGAACAGCGAAAAGCTTGCGCAAGAAATGAAGCATGAACATGCACAGTATTTCTTACGCGACGATAAAGCGACGCAAAAAGTTTTGGGCATTTTAAAAGAAGGCGACGTGTTTGTGACCCTGGGGGCCGGGGATGGCTGGAAACTAGGATTGGATGTTTTGAATCATCTTTAG
- a CDS encoding CBS domain-containing protein: MRIALKDHMSRKLITINQGATVAEAYRLMSNFWIRHLPVMDEKEEFIVGMLSDRDLLRATNTNTPVEKVMTTPIRTFSEDTPIKAVVEAMIEEKISAYLITKDDEVIGIATTEDMMVLLDQMLKRDDAGHGWVLNEILINPALQRTAYILGQAGI; this comes from the coding sequence GTGAGAATCGCATTAAAAGACCACATGAGCAGAAAGCTTATCACAATCAATCAAGGAGCCACAGTTGCTGAGGCTTATCGACTGATGTCGAACTTTTGGATTCGTCATCTTCCCGTGATGGATGAAAAAGAAGAATTCATCGTCGGAATGCTTTCTGACCGAGATCTTTTACGTGCAACCAACACTAACACGCCTGTTGAAAAAGTAATGACCACACCCATTCGCACTTTCAGCGAAGATACGCCTATTAAGGCTGTGGTTGAAGCGATGATTGAAGAAAAGATCTCTGCTTATCTGATTACTAAAGACGATGAGGTCATTGGTATTGCAACCACTGAAGATATGATGGTCTTGCTAGATCAAATGCTGAAACGGGATGATGCGGGACACGGTTGGGTATTAAATGAAATACTTATCAACCCTGCCCTGCAAAGAACTGCCTACATACTAGGTCAGGCGGGAATATAA
- the mraY gene encoding phospho-N-acetylmuramoyl-pentapeptide-transferase: MLYQWLYSMADQFSPLNVFRYITVRTFISFFTAFLLCWMWGPYFIKRLQKKHFGQAIRDDGPQTHKKKAGTPTMGGGLILLSTLIPCLLWVDMANPLVWAVLIITWGFGLIGYMDDWLKVSKKNSKGLSGKIRLAGEFLISGGVVAALVHFYGLNTIVTVPFIKSAGLDLGYMYIPFASLVIVGTANAVNLTDGLDGLAIVPVMISAATLGLFAYVSGHFSIAAYLQIPHVIGAGELTPVAATIVAAGMGFLWFNAYPAQVFMGDVGSLSLGGFLGSMAVITQSELLMVVLGGVFVVEALSVITQVISFKMTGKRVFKMAPIHHHFELGGLTETKIIVRFWIISILLAVLSLASLKLR; this comes from the coding sequence ATGCTTTACCAATGGCTCTATTCAATGGCCGACCAGTTTTCTCCATTGAATGTCTTTAGATATATTACCGTTAGAACTTTCATTTCTTTTTTCACTGCCTTTTTGTTGTGCTGGATGTGGGGGCCTTACTTTATCAAACGCCTGCAGAAAAAACATTTTGGCCAAGCCATTCGTGACGATGGTCCTCAAACACATAAGAAAAAAGCGGGCACACCTACAATGGGTGGTGGGTTGATTCTACTTTCAACTCTGATTCCGTGTTTGTTGTGGGTTGATATGGCAAATCCATTGGTGTGGGCGGTGCTTATCATTACTTGGGGTTTTGGTCTGATCGGTTACATGGATGATTGGCTTAAAGTAAGTAAGAAAAACTCTAAAGGTCTGTCTGGAAAAATCCGTCTTGCTGGCGAGTTCTTGATTAGCGGGGGTGTGGTCGCAGCCCTGGTTCATTTTTATGGTTTAAACACGATCGTGACTGTTCCATTTATCAAATCTGCAGGTTTGGACCTGGGATATATGTATATTCCATTTGCTTCGTTAGTGATCGTAGGAACAGCCAATGCCGTGAACTTGACGGATGGTCTTGATGGCTTGGCGATTGTGCCTGTGATGATTTCAGCGGCGACATTGGGTTTGTTTGCCTATGTTAGTGGACACTTTTCGATCGCAGCTTACTTGCAAATCCCCCATGTGATTGGCGCTGGTGAATTAACTCCGGTGGCTGCGACGATTGTTGCTGCAGGCATGGGGTTTTTGTGGTTTAACGCCTATCCCGCGCAGGTCTTCATGGGCGACGTGGGATCACTTTCTTTGGGTGGCTTCCTAGGTTCTATGGCCGTGATCACTCAAAGTGAATTGTTGATGGTTGTTCTTGGCGGGGTGTTCGTTGTTGAAGCTCTTTCAGTAATCACTCAAGTGATTTCGTTTAAGATGACTGGTAAGCGCGTATTTAAAATGGCGCCGATCCACCATCACTTTGAATTAGGTGGTTTAACCGAAACGAAGATTATTGTTCGTTTCTGGATTATTTCTATTTTGCTTGCAGTTTTAAGTCTTGCGTCCCTGAAATTGAGGTAG
- the ftsW gene encoding putative lipid II flippase FtsW: MLRYLSSSLFLAIIALLGIGLVQVYSSSFIFAIESYGDGLFFFKKQLFFALLAFAVLVGTIHIPFRYIEKYGWLMWFVSSLAVAATLIPGIGVKVGGAIRWIQLPLGFRMEPGELLKISFTLLFASLLVRKQNYLSRIKWHWLALFVLAPLGLLLKQPDFGTFAIILMVAVTLLFAFGLQWKYIIASMAVMIPAFYFLVMSVPYRRARVLAFLDPWADPASKGFQVIQSMLSFHSGGLTGVGLGQGQGKLFFLPEAHTDFTMAVLGEEMGFVGFVLILALYGFVVFRGIQIAVKAEETFKRALALGLSVTFGLSVFINAGVVMGLLPTKGLTMPFLSYGGSSLVSLCFMFGLILNIENSFEEDKFSRRFGSRFDLQRK; the protein is encoded by the coding sequence ATGTTGAGATATTTGTCTAGCAGCCTGTTTCTTGCCATCATCGCTCTTCTTGGAATTGGTTTGGTTCAAGTTTATTCGTCCAGTTTCATTTTCGCGATCGAATCCTATGGTGACGGACTTTTCTTTTTTAAAAAGCAGCTATTTTTTGCACTTCTTGCCTTCGCAGTTTTAGTCGGGACGATTCATATTCCTTTTCGCTATATCGAAAAATATGGCTGGTTGATGTGGTTCGTATCAAGCCTTGCGGTTGCCGCGACCCTCATTCCTGGTATCGGGGTGAAGGTGGGTGGAGCGATCCGTTGGATTCAATTGCCTTTGGGTTTCCGCATGGAACCAGGGGAGCTATTAAAGATTTCTTTTACGCTTTTGTTCGCAAGTCTCTTGGTAAGAAAACAAAACTATCTTTCCCGTATTAAATGGCACTGGCTGGCCTTGTTTGTTTTGGCTCCTTTAGGGTTGTTGTTAAAGCAACCTGACTTCGGAACCTTCGCGATCATTCTGATGGTCGCTGTGACTTTGCTTTTTGCCTTTGGTTTACAGTGGAAGTACATCATCGCTTCTATGGCCGTCATGATTCCCGCTTTTTACTTCTTAGTTATGTCAGTTCCTTACCGCCGTGCCCGCGTTCTTGCCTTTCTTGATCCTTGGGCGGACCCTGCTTCAAAAGGCTTCCAAGTCATTCAAAGTATGTTGAGTTTCCATTCAGGCGGTTTAACGGGAGTCGGCTTAGGGCAAGGGCAAGGAAAGCTTTTCTTCTTACCAGAAGCCCACACCGATTTCACTATGGCCGTTTTGGGTGAAGAAATGGGTTTTGTCGGTTTCGTTTTGATTTTAGCATTGTATGGATTTGTGGTTTTCCGTGGAATTCAGATTGCCGTGAAAGCAGAAGAAACATTCAAAAGAGCGTTGGCTTTAGGTTTGTCAGTGACTTTTGGGCTAAGTGTCTTTATCAATGCGGGCGTGGTGATGGGCTTGCTTCCTACTAAAGGTTTGACGATGCCGTTTTTAAGTTACGGCGGAAGCTCTTTAGTTTCTTTGTGCTTTATGTTCGGTTTGATTCTCAATATCGAAAATTCGTTTGAAGAAGATAAGTTTTCTCGCCGTTTTGGTTCGCGATTTGATTTGCAGCGAAAGTGA
- the murD gene encoding UDP-N-acetylmuramoyl-L-alanine--D-glutamate ligase — protein sequence MYKEFSELKDKRILVVGLGKTGASLAHFLTKHGAQVTVTDHKSKPELSTQLEQLGDLPIKFELGGHSPKTFIAQDLVVLSPGVPSNLKIFDYARSQGIKITGEFEFSAGFIKEPIIGLTGTNGKTTVARITEAILKESGVKTWVGGANEKPLVDYLRSEEKAQVVIAEVSSFMLEHCDTFTPMNIVFTNLAENHLDRYRSMEEYVNAKRRIFKNTNQATTSILNADDNAVVELARDPAVQRGRIFYFSRKPALEPQIMNIGGAVNIGDEIRVRTGPEIESFSIKTMKMRGKHSVENIMAAILASREHGATREAVQKVINTFNGLPHRIEYVRKVGGVLFYNDSKATNVHAVLRALDTFDENVILIAGGKDTNLNYEPLRTAVKRKVKTLILVGEAKERINRDLGDFSETFLIGTFEEAVLIAYQKSRIGDTVLLSPGCSSFDMFDSFEERGDYFKEIVRKFH from the coding sequence ATGTATAAAGAGTTTAGTGAATTAAAAGATAAAAGAATCCTAGTAGTAGGTTTGGGTAAAACAGGAGCGTCTTTGGCGCACTTCCTGACTAAGCATGGTGCCCAAGTAACGGTGACGGATCACAAATCAAAGCCTGAACTTTCAACTCAGCTTGAACAGTTGGGTGATCTTCCTATCAAGTTTGAATTAGGTGGTCACAGCCCGAAGACTTTCATCGCTCAGGATTTGGTGGTGTTGTCTCCAGGCGTTCCAAGCAATCTAAAGATCTTTGATTATGCCCGTTCGCAAGGGATCAAAATCACAGGTGAGTTTGAATTTTCTGCAGGCTTCATTAAAGAGCCGATCATCGGCCTTACTGGTACCAACGGTAAAACGACAGTAGCAAGAATCACTGAAGCAATCTTGAAAGAATCTGGTGTAAAAACTTGGGTTGGTGGCGCGAATGAAAAGCCACTTGTCGATTACTTGCGCTCTGAAGAAAAAGCTCAAGTGGTCATCGCTGAAGTTTCAAGCTTCATGCTTGAACACTGTGACACTTTCACACCAATGAACATCGTGTTCACGAACTTGGCTGAAAATCACTTGGATCGTTATCGTTCCATGGAAGAATACGTAAACGCAAAACGCCGTATCTTCAAAAATACCAACCAAGCGACAACAAGCATCTTGAATGCGGACGACAACGCGGTTGTTGAATTAGCACGTGATCCAGCGGTTCAACGCGGAAGAATCTTTTACTTCTCTCGCAAGCCCGCTTTGGAACCACAAATCATGAACATCGGTGGAGCAGTGAACATCGGCGATGAAATCCGTGTTCGTACGGGTCCAGAGATCGAAAGCTTTTCAATCAAAACGATGAAAATGCGCGGCAAACATTCTGTTGAAAATATCATGGCGGCGATTCTAGCATCGCGCGAACACGGTGCGACTCGCGAAGCCGTGCAAAAAGTTATTAATACTTTCAATGGTCTTCCTCACCGTATTGAATACGTTCGTAAAGTGGGCGGGGTTTTGTTCTACAACGATTCGAAAGCAACTAACGTACACGCTGTACTTCGCGCTTTAGACACTTTCGATGAAAACGTGATCTTGATCGCCGGTGGTAAAGATACCAATTTGAATTACGAGCCTCTGCGCACGGCAGTTAAGCGTAAGGTCAAGACTTTGATCCTGGTCGGTGAAGCGAAGGAAAGAATCAACCGTGACCTTGGGGACTTCTCTGAAACGTTCCTAATCGGTACTTTTGAAGAAGCCGTTCTTATTGCTTACCAAAAGTCTAGGATTGGTGACACAGTTCTGCTTTCTCCAGGCTGTTCAAGCTTCGACATGTTTGACAGTTTCGAAGAGCGCGGAGATTATTTTAAAGAGATCGTGAGAAAGTTTCATTGA
- a CDS encoding UDP-N-acetylmuramoyl-L-alanyl-D-glutamate--2,6-diaminopimelate ligase: MKLKDLFSVIPGVPDAALSSELEVSGLFNDGRKVTQDSVFVAIRGSQHDGHSFLGDAANKGAAVLVVEDTSLVPATFQGLVVKTENTREALDLLSSRIQNDPGEELFCVGVTGTNGKTSVTYMTEAILNAGNIPTGVIGTVNHHLLDKVWPSDMTTPDPIFLQKRLREFRDSGAKAVAMEVSSHALDQKRVHSVPFNTVIFTNLTRDHLDYHQTMENYFEAKQKLFTDLLWKTSKPSTFAIVNIADKYGRRLKVADPATLWTYGTDDSDLRFEILRMDFALTRFKVITPKGEGEVELPMSGNHNVMNAMAALGAGLSAGVPLEVCIKALNSFTGVPGRLQSVPNSKDLSIFVDYAHSPDALENVLTALTQVRENLNSHARIWTIFGCGGDRDKGKRPLMAQMALKFSDHVVVTSDNPRTEDPKTIINDVVTGLSANDSEKTTVIIDRKDAIFETVKKAASGDVILIAGKGHEDYQIIGKEKFPFSDVKVAQEALNGRI, from the coding sequence CATTCCTGGTGTTCCGGATGCGGCTCTTTCTTCAGAGCTGGAAGTTTCTGGCTTATTCAACGACGGCAGAAAAGTAACGCAAGATTCTGTGTTCGTTGCGATTCGCGGAAGCCAGCACGATGGCCACTCCTTTCTTGGCGATGCCGCGAACAAGGGGGCTGCCGTATTAGTGGTTGAAGACACAAGTTTAGTTCCTGCAACCTTCCAAGGCCTGGTTGTAAAAACTGAAAACACCCGCGAAGCTTTAGATCTTTTATCAAGCCGAATTCAAAACGATCCAGGTGAAGAATTATTCTGCGTGGGGGTGACGGGAACCAACGGAAAAACTTCAGTCACCTATATGACCGAAGCTATTTTAAATGCCGGAAACATCCCCACTGGAGTCATCGGCACCGTGAACCATCACCTTTTAGACAAAGTATGGCCGTCAGATATGACGACGCCGGATCCTATTTTCCTACAAAAAAGATTGCGCGAATTCCGTGATTCCGGAGCTAAAGCCGTCGCGATGGAAGTATCTTCTCACGCTCTTGACCAAAAACGCGTGCACAGTGTTCCATTTAACACGGTGATCTTTACGAATTTGACCCGTGATCATTTGGATTATCACCAAACCATGGAAAACTATTTTGAAGCCAAGCAAAAGCTTTTCACAGACTTGCTTTGGAAAACTTCAAAACCATCGACTTTTGCCATCGTCAATATCGCCGATAAATACGGCCGCCGCTTAAAGGTTGCAGACCCTGCGACGTTGTGGACCTATGGAACGGATGATTCAGATCTTCGCTTTGAAATTTTAAGAATGGATTTTGCGCTGACCCGATTTAAAGTCATCACGCCAAAGGGCGAAGGTGAAGTTGAACTGCCAATGTCAGGCAATCACAATGTGATGAATGCAATGGCAGCACTGGGAGCGGGTTTATCTGCTGGCGTTCCACTAGAAGTATGTATCAAGGCATTAAATAGTTTCACAGGCGTGCCGGGGCGATTGCAGTCGGTGCCTAATTCGAAAGATCTTTCGATCTTTGTCGATTATGCTCACTCGCCGGATGCATTAGAAAATGTGCTGACGGCGTTAACGCAAGTTCGCGAAAATTTGAACTCGCACGCGCGTATTTGGACTATCTTTGGCTGCGGTGGAGATCGCGACAAAGGAAAGCGCCCGTTGATGGCGCAAATGGCATTAAAATTTTCTGATCATGTTGTTGTTACTTCAGATAATCCGCGAACAGAAGACCCTAAAACCATCATCAACGATGTTGTGACGGGTTTATCAGCAAATGATTCAGAAAAAACAACGGTGATTATTGATCGTAAAGACGCGATCTTTGAAACCGTAAAAAAAGCGGCTTCAGGCGATGTGATTTTGATCGCAGGCAAGGGCCATGAAGATTATCAAATTATCGGTAAAGAAAAATTCCCCTTCAGTGATGTGAAGGTGGCGCAAGAGGCGTTAAACGGGAGAATCTAA
- the murG gene encoding undecaprenyldiphospho-muramoylpentapeptide beta-N-acetylglucosaminyltransferase: protein MSKKTIVIAGGGTGGHIYPGIAIARAIQKLDPSVEIHFVGTSQGLETKIIPREGFPLHLIESGKLNVRSPWQKLKTLLKIPWGFWQSIRLLGQLKPLYVIGVGGYASGPFVLAASMIGFNTAIWEPNAMPGMANRLLSRFVDKCFVVFNEAKNYLKSDDILQTGMPVREEIENGQRDETRDSKFHLLSFGGSQGSRVINYCLSDAILRGGEWTQDLSVVHQLGQWDFATVSKKYDNAPCEVHPHEFIFDMPKYYGWADIIVSRGGASTIAEAAAFGIIPIIVPLPAADDHQQKNAESLVAKNAGRMILQKDLTPDRLISEIQVLRHDQALREQMAQNIKKFYIPQAATTIAKEILQ, encoded by the coding sequence ATGAGTAAAAAAACTATCGTGATCGCAGGGGGTGGTACCGGCGGTCATATTTATCCTGGGATCGCAATTGCCCGGGCTATTCAAAAATTAGATCCCAGTGTCGAAATTCATTTCGTCGGCACTTCGCAAGGTTTAGAAACCAAGATCATTCCTCGCGAAGGTTTCCCTTTGCATTTGATTGAATCTGGTAAGTTGAATGTTCGCAGTCCTTGGCAAAAGCTAAAAACCCTTTTGAAAATTCCTTGGGGTTTTTGGCAATCGATTCGCTTATTAGGTCAGTTAAAGCCTTTGTATGTTATTGGTGTTGGCGGTTATGCGTCGGGTCCATTTGTGTTAGCTGCCAGCATGATTGGTTTTAATACTGCAATCTGGGAACCCAATGCAATGCCAGGAATGGCCAATCGCCTGTTATCAAGATTTGTTGATAAATGTTTCGTCGTTTTTAACGAAGCAAAAAACTATTTAAAAAGCGACGACATTTTGCAAACCGGAATGCCGGTTCGTGAAGAAATAGAAAATGGCCAACGCGATGAAACCCGCGATTCAAAATTCCATTTGTTGTCTTTCGGTGGCAGCCAAGGTTCACGAGTTATCAATTATTGTCTTAGCGACGCCATCTTAAGGGGCGGAGAGTGGACTCAAGATCTCTCTGTTGTTCATCAGTTAGGACAATGGGACTTCGCCACGGTATCAAAAAAATATGACAACGCCCCTTGCGAAGTTCATCCCCATGAATTTATTTTTGATATGCCCAAATATTATGGATGGGCTGACATCATTGTTAGCCGTGGTGGCGCAAGCACCATTGCAGAGGCGGCCGCATTCGGAATTATCCCTATTATCGTACCTTTGCCAGCAGCCGACGATCATCAGCAAAAAAATGCTGAAAGTCTTGTCGCTAAAAATGCGGGGCGTATGATCTTGCAGAAAGATTTGACTCCAGATAGGTTGATTTCTGAGATTCAAGTGTTGCGCCATGATCAAGCATTGCGCGAGCAAATGGCGCAAAATATTAAAAAGTTTTATATTCCTCAAGCAGCGACTACAATCGCAAAGGAAATCTTGCAATGA
- a CDS encoding UDP-N-acetylmuramoyl-tripeptide--D-alanyl-D-alanine ligase, whose protein sequence is MRAMDVQTIIKVTGAQSVSLKEKNFAGIGTDTRVDLKGQLFIALKGEAFDAHKFLDKAVQQGAAALLVHEENEQTNKLKGQVTILKVPDTLKALQRLGTYARREAKATVIGITGSNGKTTTKEFSAALIGTVKDVHYNKGSFNNHWGVPFTLLQLPPTKDVAIVEMGMNHAGEITELVKIAEPDVVVCTMVGRAHMEFFGSIEKVAEAKEEIYEAASTNTLRVYNLDNAQTHNMFVKASEKYPKEKLITFSSEDPRADVHFVISSMSMTELTIKGKIKGKEGAARVQVFGAQNLTNLMAAASVALAAGLTPEQIWNGLPQCKTNWGRNQLVHLKSGAQMIFDAYNANPDSMKALIDNMKLLSVPGKKVGVFGQMRELGNESAALHEELGTWVGSAGFDKVYFIGDDFSAFKNGLSKSGFSKPASVEKDFQESSGKDLAELLREGDIAVVKASRGTKLERFVYPCEPLDFGEK, encoded by the coding sequence ATGAGAGCCATGGACGTGCAAACCATCATCAAAGTCACCGGTGCGCAATCAGTCAGCCTGAAAGAAAAAAACTTTGCCGGCATCGGCACTGACACTCGCGTGGACTTAAAAGGCCAGCTTTTTATTGCGCTAAAAGGTGAAGCTTTTGATGCCCACAAGTTTCTGGATAAAGCCGTTCAGCAAGGTGCCGCAGCTTTGTTGGTTCATGAAGAAAACGAACAGACCAATAAACTTAAAGGCCAAGTCACTATCTTAAAAGTGCCTGACACTTTAAAAGCGTTGCAAAGACTTGGCACCTACGCGCGCCGTGAAGCCAAAGCCACAGTAATCGGTATTACAGGTTCGAATGGAAAAACCACGACCAAAGAATTCTCTGCCGCATTGATCGGCACAGTTAAAGACGTTCACTATAACAAGGGAAGCTTTAATAACCATTGGGGAGTTCCCTTCACACTACTGCAATTGCCACCAACCAAAGACGTAGCCATTGTTGAAATGGGTATGAATCACGCAGGCGAAATCACCGAGCTTGTTAAAATTGCAGAGCCTGACGTTGTAGTGTGCACCATGGTGGGAAGAGCCCACATGGAATTTTTTGGCTCCATCGAAAAAGTAGCTGAGGCCAAAGAGGAAATCTACGAAGCAGCTAGCACGAACACTTTAAGAGTTTACAATTTAGACAATGCCCAAACTCACAATATGTTTGTGAAAGCTTCAGAGAAATATCCAAAAGAAAAGCTGATCACTTTTTCTTCTGAAGATCCAAGGGCTGACGTGCACTTTGTGATTTCTTCGATGAGCATGACGGAACTGACGATCAAAGGAAAAATTAAAGGCAAAGAGGGCGCAGCGAGAGTACAAGTCTTCGGTGCGCAAAACCTCACAAACTTAATGGCAGCTGCTTCCGTTGCTTTAGCCGCTGGGTTAACCCCAGAACAGATTTGGAACGGTCTTCCACAATGCAAAACAAATTGGGGTCGTAACCAGTTAGTGCATTTAAAGTCCGGAGCGCAAATGATCTTTGATGCCTATAACGCAAACCCAGACAGCATGAAGGCGTTGATCGATAATATGAAGCTGTTGTCAGTGCCAGGTAAAAAAGTGGGTGTCTTCGGGCAAATGCGTGAGCTTGGTAACGAGTCAGCGGCTTTACATGAAGAACTAGGGACTTGGGTTGGTTCTGCCGGTTTCGATAAAGTTTATTTTATCGGAGATGATTTTTCTGCCTTCAAAAATGGTCTTTCTAAATCAGGCTTTAGTAAACCAGCTTCGGTAGAAAAAGATTTCCAGGAATCTTCAGGTAAAGATCTTGCGGAACTTTTGCGCGAAGGCGACATTGCCGTCGTTAAAGCATCCCGAGGAACCAAGCTTGAACGCTTCGTTTATCCTTGTGAGCCTTTGGATTTTGGCGAGAAATAA